From a single Mesoaciditoga lauensis cd-1655R = DSM 25116 genomic region:
- a CDS encoding NAD/NADP-dependent octopine/nopaline dehydrogenase family protein — MDKVKEEFKKTSNPNELNENLVFAVIGAGNTGQALAGYLTYKGHKVRLYDRSAWRFKYLRHHNMNLGDAFSSSQHIDVITTDLRRAVEGADVIIISVVSTAHAEVAQKLSQFLKNGQVVLLHPGRTGGAFIFKKVVEETKKDLRLTIGEFETSLFATRITQEGAKVRYYGVKKNVHLAMMPPNDAIKVWPLIKNIFPQVEMATNVLYTSLSNYGAMLHPAPVIFNVGRIENGFRYTHYIEGITPSIARFIEKLDSERIKLGKCFNIRLRPLTVWLSDVYGSKGNNLFDLLQNTKAYHSILGPDTIQHRYLIEDTLTGLVPMLHLARKCEIRLPALETLVNMINYLVDIDVMAFGRNLEDMGLRKMKVEEIIKYAESGVKE; from the coding sequence ATGGATAAGGTAAAGGAAGAATTCAAAAAAACAAGCAACCCAAATGAATTGAATGAAAATTTGGTTTTCGCCGTTATAGGAGCCGGAAATACAGGACAGGCTCTTGCCGGATATTTAACGTACAAGGGCCATAAGGTAAGATTGTACGACCGTTCAGCTTGGCGTTTTAAATATCTAAGGCACCACAACATGAATCTGGGAGATGCCTTTTCCAGTTCCCAGCACATAGATGTCATCACCACCGATCTCAGAAGGGCTGTGGAAGGTGCCGATGTGATAATAATTTCCGTTGTTTCCACGGCACATGCCGAAGTGGCTCAAAAATTATCTCAATTCCTTAAAAATGGACAAGTAGTTTTGCTTCATCCAGGAAGAACCGGCGGCGCTTTCATATTCAAAAAAGTCGTTGAAGAGACGAAAAAGGATCTCCGCCTTACCATAGGAGAGTTCGAAACGTCGTTGTTTGCAACGCGAATAACACAAGAGGGTGCCAAGGTTCGGTATTACGGCGTCAAAAAGAACGTCCATTTGGCGATGATGCCGCCAAATGATGCGATTAAAGTATGGCCCCTCATAAAGAACATTTTTCCTCAAGTCGAAATGGCTACAAACGTACTTTACACTTCTCTTAGCAATTATGGAGCCATGCTACATCCAGCTCCCGTGATATTCAACGTTGGAAGAATAGAAAATGGATTCAGGTACACCCATTACATAGAAGGTATAACGCCCTCCATAGCGAGATTCATAGAAAAACTGGATTCCGAGAGAATAAAACTTGGGAAGTGTTTCAACATACGTCTTAGGCCTTTGACCGTTTGGTTGAGTGATGTTTACGGTTCTAAGGGGAACAACCTTTTCGACCTCTTGCAAAATACGAAAGCTTATCATTCCATTCTTGGGCCGGATACCATTCAGCATAGATATCTCATAGAGGACACCCTTACTGGATTGGTACCTATGCTTCATCTTGCAAGAAAATGTGAAATTCGTCTCCCTGCTCTAGAAACACTTGTGAACATGATCAACTATCTTGTTGATATCGATGTGATGGCCTTTGGAAGAAACCTCGAAGACATGGGATTAAGGAAGATGAAAGTAGAAGAGATCATAAAGTACGCTGAAAGTGGGGTGAAAGAATGA
- a CDS encoding cobalamin B12-binding domain-containing protein (Presence of a B(12) (cobalamin)-binding domain implies dependence on cobalamin itself, in one of its several forms, or in some unusual lineages, dependence on a cobalamin-like analog.), protein MKIIGASIGNCVHVAGILSFLGLARSVGHEVIFLGPAVPVDELLEKAREEDADMVAISYRLTPQVAKELFKEIEEKIPKYGLKNKTFVFGGTSKVAEVAKEFSFFSKVFSKESRRELVMYLKGQTKEKKEKLMPAQTLLKRIEEDAPYPLIRHHFGRPTLEETIKGIGKMAESGLIDVISLAPDQNAQQYFFEPHKMKAELSGAGGVPIRKKEDFMKLYEASRRGNYPLMRCYAGTTHIVEMAKMLHETINNAWAAIPLSWYNELDGRSERKFVDAVRENMEGIKWNASHGLPVEINEPHQWTLRSAHDTIFVTMSYIAAYVAKKLGVKNYVSQYMLNTPPGVSFEMDLAKMLAAKKMISTLEDENFKVITEVRPGLMIFPSDMDEAKGQLGLSLTEGMFLKPQIVHVVAFTEADHAAKADEIIQSLKIARRVVEESIEGLPDVSEIKSVNQRVDELISEATYLINEIKKLSSSEEPLLDPQTYDKALKIGYLDTPNFVGSKVGRGKVVTAIIDGKCEAIDPKTGHILKEKERIEKLNSSR, encoded by the coding sequence ATGAAAATCATTGGTGCATCTATTGGGAATTGTGTTCATGTGGCGGGTATTTTGTCTTTTTTGGGTTTGGCAAGATCTGTTGGACATGAAGTGATCTTTCTTGGCCCGGCTGTGCCTGTGGATGAATTGCTGGAAAAGGCACGCGAAGAAGATGCCGATATGGTAGCGATAAGTTACAGGTTAACTCCACAAGTGGCAAAAGAGCTTTTCAAAGAAATTGAAGAAAAGATACCAAAATACGGTTTGAAAAACAAAACATTCGTGTTTGGTGGGACGTCAAAAGTTGCAGAAGTTGCAAAAGAGTTCTCTTTCTTTTCTAAGGTGTTTTCAAAAGAAAGCCGCAGAGAGCTTGTCATGTATTTAAAAGGACAAACAAAAGAGAAAAAAGAAAAACTCATGCCTGCTCAAACGCTTTTGAAAAGAATAGAGGAAGATGCTCCTTATCCACTTATCAGGCATCATTTTGGACGGCCAACGCTTGAAGAAACGATAAAAGGCATTGGGAAAATGGCAGAATCTGGCCTTATAGATGTCATTTCGTTAGCGCCAGATCAAAACGCCCAGCAGTACTTTTTTGAGCCTCACAAGATGAAAGCAGAACTTTCAGGGGCGGGTGGCGTTCCAATAAGAAAAAAGGAAGACTTCATGAAGCTTTACGAGGCTTCAAGGAGAGGAAATTATCCTTTAATGCGTTGTTATGCGGGAACCACGCACATAGTTGAGATGGCGAAAATGCTTCATGAAACCATAAACAATGCGTGGGCTGCAATACCACTTTCGTGGTACAACGAATTGGATGGAAGAAGCGAAAGAAAGTTCGTGGACGCTGTTAGGGAAAATATGGAAGGCATAAAATGGAACGCCTCCCATGGATTACCAGTTGAGATAAACGAGCCCCATCAATGGACACTTAGAAGCGCCCACGATACCATATTCGTCACGATGTCATACATAGCGGCTTACGTTGCCAAAAAATTGGGGGTAAAAAATTACGTTTCTCAGTACATGTTGAACACTCCTCCCGGCGTTAGCTTTGAAATGGATCTTGCAAAGATGTTGGCAGCCAAAAAAATGATAAGTACGTTAGAAGATGAGAACTTCAAAGTTATCACAGAAGTAAGACCGGGATTGATGATCTTCCCGTCAGATATGGATGAAGCGAAAGGACAGCTTGGTCTTTCGCTAACCGAGGGGATGTTCTTGAAACCTCAGATAGTCCATGTCGTCGCCTTCACAGAAGCGGATCATGCTGCAAAAGCGGATGAGATCATTCAGTCGTTGAAAATAGCAAGAAGGGTTGTAGAAGAAAGTATTGAAGGCCTTCCCGACGTTTCCGAAATCAAAAGCGTCAATCAAAGAGTAGATGAGCTTATTTCCGAGGCCACATACCTGATAAATGAGATCAAAAAACTTTCTTCATCCGAAGAACCGTTGTTGGATCCACAAACGTACGACAAAGCTTTGAAAATAGGATATTTGGATACGCCAAATTTCGTGGGTTCAAAAGTTGGACGTGGAAAGGTCGTAACTGCCATAATAGACGGCAAGTGTGAAGCCATTGATCCTAAAACAGGACACATTTTGAAAGAAAAAGAGAGGATTGAAAAGCTAAATAGCTCACGTTGA